The DNA region GCGCAGCTGAATCGCCTGGGGTTGCTGCATCAGCGTTTGCGCCGCCTCCATGAGTTTCTGCGAGGCTTGCAGTTCGCCTTCTGCATTAATCACCTTGGCGCGGCGCTGACGTTCGGCTTCCGCCTGTTTGGCGATGGCGCGCACCATGTTTTCATCCAGGTCCACCTGCTTGATTTCCACATTCGTGACTTTCATGCCCCAGGCGTCGGTGTGCTGGTCGAGGATGGTTTGGATGTCGGAGTTGAGTTTGTCGCGTGCGGCGAGCATGTCATCCAATTCGTGCTGGCCGAGTACCGAGCGCAGCGTGGTCTGGGCCAGCTGGCTGCTGGCCTCGAATACGTCCGCAACCTGGATTATGGCTTTTTCCGGATCGATGATGCGCACGTAAATAACGGCGTTGACCTTCACGGATACGTTATCGCGCGAGATCACGTCTTGGGGCGGCACCTCCATGACCACCACGCGCAGGTCCACCTTGCTCATTTGCTGGATGAGCGGCCATACCACCACGATGCCCGGGCCGCAGACACGCCGGAAGCGTCCGAAGTGGAATATCACGCCGCGCTGATATTCCTTCAGGACCTTGAGCGAGCTGATGACAACGAGTGCCAGTATGATGATGATGACGAGGATCGCGATGGCCATTCAGATCTCCTTGCGAGTTGTCTGTTCCAGAGGTTCGACGATCAATTTTAATCCTTCGCGGCGCACTACCTTGATGCTGTCGCCGGCCTGCAGCGGCCGGGAGCTGTGTGCGTTCCAGAGTTCGCCGTGCACACGCACGCTACCGTCGC from Gammaproteobacteria bacterium includes:
- a CDS encoding slipin family protein, with translation MAIAILVIIIILALVVISSLKVLKEYQRGVIFHFGRFRRVCGPGIVVVWPLIQQMSKVDLRVVVMEVPPQDVISRDNVSVKVNAVIYVRIIDPEKAIIQVADVFEASSQLAQTTLRSVLGQHELDDMLAARDKLNSDIQTILDQHTDAWGMKVTNVEIKQVDLDENMVRAIAKQAEAERQRRAKVINAEGELQASQKLMEAAQTLMQQPQAIQLRYLQTLVEIAGDKSNTILFPLPMDLVEPLLAKLKKN